The Ananas comosus cultivar F153 linkage group 7, ASM154086v1, whole genome shotgun sequence genome has a window encoding:
- the LOC109713368 gene encoding uncharacterized protein LOC109713368, whose protein sequence is MIGSSWYCERERESIEREREKEMITRSNMAEQLREYQIRSDHDWATVSFFTSTPNSSSRVDVLFVILELLMFALLVFSGVSLYFRYMRLAFLFICATTLIFVCTKITKQVRQDRKIKRRMLLPLSM, encoded by the exons ATGATCGGATCTTCTTGGTattgcgagagagagagagagagtattgagagagagagagagaaagagatgataACGAGATCGAATATGGCGGAGCAGCTGCGGGAGTACCAGATCCGGTCTGACCACGACTGGGCCACCGTCTCCTTCTTCACCTCCACCCCCAATTCCTCCTCCAG GGTCGATGTGCTGTTTGTGATACTGGAGCTGTTGATGTTTGCTCTCCTCGTTTTCTCAGGAGTCTCGTTGTATTTCAGGTACATGAGGCTTGCCTTTTTGTTTATCTGTGCTACCACACTCATTTTTGTGTgcacaaaaataacaaaacaagtGAGACAAGACCGGAAAATTAAGAGAAGAATGCTCCTCCCACTATCAATGTAA
- the LOC109713367 gene encoding IST1-like protein isoform X1, protein MAPDTKSPLRALRALRKLMGATVSFLRRGFNPSKCKTEAQMATARIKLLRNKREAQVRQMRRDIAALLESRQEDTARIRVEHVIREQNIMAANEIVELFCELIAVRLPIIAKQRECPADLKEGISSLIYAAPRCSEIPELGRIRDIFEKKYGKDFVAAASDLRPNSGVNRLLIEKLSVRKPTGEVKLKFLKEIAKQYQVDWDAAETEQELLKPPEERLDGPCTFVSATSIPMKSSPAAAPPPDVQPNYTSHRHYNENENSAVQFKDSASAAKAAAELAKKAVSAAQAAAFLANQNSPSYNHPVGFETSKNEFSTPSTIDGPPRQSLNRQNDLSMNEFKHNMKIFSSQSFNGSINAEDNAVDSDELGDRKVLRRNSCVAKTVHSDIKFDDSDGFDSESDEAVELERRRSMESRGPPNRPPPPPLVPTRTDHFEERENGNNNDLNKVSPISHVHPKLPDYDALTARFEALKSRKR, encoded by the exons ATGGCGCCCGATACGAAATCCCCTCTCCGCGCTCTCCGCGCTCTCCGCAAGCTTATGGGCGCCACCGTCTCCTTCCTCCGCCGCGGCTTCAACCCCTCCAAATG CAAGACGGAGGCGCAGATGGCGACGGCGAGGATAAAGCTGCTGCGGAACAAGCGGGAGGCGCAGGTGCGGCAGATGCGCCGCGACATCGCCGCGCTTCTCGAGTCGCGCCAAGAGGACACCGCGCGGATCCGA GTTGAACATGTGATTAGAGAGCAGAACATTATGGCTGCTAATGAGATCGTCGAACTTTTCTGTGAACTGATTGCAGTGCGTCTTCCTATCATTGCAAAGCAGAG GGAATGCCCTGCTGATTTAAAAGAAGGGATTTCTAGTTTGATTTATGCTGCTCCAAGGTGCTCTGAGATCCCTGAACTTGGCCGAATTCGTGACATCTTTGAAAAGAAATACGGAAAGGATTTTGTAGCTGCTGCATCAGATCTACGCCCTAATTCTGGTGTAAATCGTTTG TTGATAGAGAAGCTGTCGGTTAGGAAGCCTACTGGTGAGGTGAAGCTGAAATTCTTGAAGGAGATTGCGAAGCAATACCAGGTTGACTGGGATGCAGCAGAAACTGAGCAGGAGCTTCTCAAACCTCCCGAAGAGCGTCTA GATGGCCCGTGCACATTCGTCAGTGCCACTAGCATTCCTATGAAGTCAAGTCCAGCAGCAGCACCACCACCTGATGTGCAGCCAAATTATACTAGCCAcag ACATTACAATGAGAATGAAAACTCAGCAGTGCAGTTCAAGGACAGTGCTTCGGCTGCTAAGGCAGCTGCAGAGCTCGCGAAAAAAGCAGTTTCTGCTGCACAAGCCGCAGCTTTTCTCGCCAATCAGAACTCACCTTCATATAATCATCCAGTTGGTTTCGAAACCTCAAAAAATGAATTTTCTACTCCTAGCACTATAGACGGACCGCCAAGACAATCTTTGAACAGGCAAAATGACTTGTCAATGAATGAGTTCAAGCATAATATGAAGATCTTCAGTTCGCAGAGCTTTAATGGATCAATCAATGCGGAAGACAATGCTGTTGATAGTGATGAATTAGGGGACAGGAAGGTACTTAGAAGGAACAGTTGTGTTGCGAAAACAGTGCATTCGGATATAAAGTTTGATGATTCGGATGGTTTTGATTCGGAAAGCGATGAAGCAGTTGAATTAGAGAGGCGTCGTTCAATGGAAAGCCGTGGGCCGCCCAatcgacctcctcctcctcctttggTACCAACTAGAACGGACCACTttgaagaaagagagaatggTAATAATAATGATTTGAATAAGGTAAGCCCGATCTCCCATGTTCATCCAAAGCTGCCCGACTACGACGCGCTCACTGCTCGCTTCGAGGCTCTCAAATCTCGCAAGAGGTGA
- the LOC109713367 gene encoding IST1-like protein isoform X2, with product MDEGSKTEAQMATARIKLLRNKREAQVRQMRRDIAALLESRQEDTARIRVEHVIREQNIMAANEIVELFCELIAVRLPIIAKQRECPADLKEGISSLIYAAPRCSEIPELGRIRDIFEKKYGKDFVAAASDLRPNSGVNRLLIEKLSVRKPTGEVKLKFLKEIAKQYQVDWDAAETEQELLKPPEERLDGPCTFVSATSIPMKSSPAAAPPPDVQPNYTSHRHYNENENSAVQFKDSASAAKAAAELAKKAVSAAQAAAFLANQNSPSYNHPVGFETSKNEFSTPSTIDGPPRQSLNRQNDLSMNEFKHNMKIFSSQSFNGSINAEDNAVDSDELGDRKVLRRNSCVAKTVHSDIKFDDSDGFDSESDEAVELERRRSMESRGPPNRPPPPPLVPTRTDHFEERENGNNNDLNKVSPISHVHPKLPDYDALTARFEALKSRKR from the exons ATGGACGAGGGTAGCAAGACGGAGGCGCAGATGGCGACGGCGAGGATAAAGCTGCTGCGGAACAAGCGGGAGGCGCAGGTGCGGCAGATGCGCCGCGACATCGCCGCGCTTCTCGAGTCGCGCCAAGAGGACACCGCGCGGATCCGA GTTGAACATGTGATTAGAGAGCAGAACATTATGGCTGCTAATGAGATCGTCGAACTTTTCTGTGAACTGATTGCAGTGCGTCTTCCTATCATTGCAAAGCAGAG GGAATGCCCTGCTGATTTAAAAGAAGGGATTTCTAGTTTGATTTATGCTGCTCCAAGGTGCTCTGAGATCCCTGAACTTGGCCGAATTCGTGACATCTTTGAAAAGAAATACGGAAAGGATTTTGTAGCTGCTGCATCAGATCTACGCCCTAATTCTGGTGTAAATCGTTTG TTGATAGAGAAGCTGTCGGTTAGGAAGCCTACTGGTGAGGTGAAGCTGAAATTCTTGAAGGAGATTGCGAAGCAATACCAGGTTGACTGGGATGCAGCAGAAACTGAGCAGGAGCTTCTCAAACCTCCCGAAGAGCGTCTA GATGGCCCGTGCACATTCGTCAGTGCCACTAGCATTCCTATGAAGTCAAGTCCAGCAGCAGCACCACCACCTGATGTGCAGCCAAATTATACTAGCCAcag ACATTACAATGAGAATGAAAACTCAGCAGTGCAGTTCAAGGACAGTGCTTCGGCTGCTAAGGCAGCTGCAGAGCTCGCGAAAAAAGCAGTTTCTGCTGCACAAGCCGCAGCTTTTCTCGCCAATCAGAACTCACCTTCATATAATCATCCAGTTGGTTTCGAAACCTCAAAAAATGAATTTTCTACTCCTAGCACTATAGACGGACCGCCAAGACAATCTTTGAACAGGCAAAATGACTTGTCAATGAATGAGTTCAAGCATAATATGAAGATCTTCAGTTCGCAGAGCTTTAATGGATCAATCAATGCGGAAGACAATGCTGTTGATAGTGATGAATTAGGGGACAGGAAGGTACTTAGAAGGAACAGTTGTGTTGCGAAAACAGTGCATTCGGATATAAAGTTTGATGATTCGGATGGTTTTGATTCGGAAAGCGATGAAGCAGTTGAATTAGAGAGGCGTCGTTCAATGGAAAGCCGTGGGCCGCCCAatcgacctcctcctcctcctttggTACCAACTAGAACGGACCACTttgaagaaagagagaatggTAATAATAATGATTTGAATAAGGTAAGCCCGATCTCCCATGTTCATCCAAAGCTGCCCGACTACGACGCGCTCACTGCTCGCTTCGAGGCTCTCAAATCTCGCAAGAGGTGA